The following are from one region of the Corylus avellana chromosome ca1, CavTom2PMs-1.0 genome:
- the LOC132183375 gene encoding uncharacterized protein LOC132183375 isoform X1, which produces MTPVNRRDFMEELVRFTLESYIDETLEIDLGLSKAFCSNLLKDDPADPYLATADSFEGVPPYPLYKRLASSLLESIDSKAFCKPRCNLTLIPEGSSLKQKENEWQKLIMDKGSKIVNIMETSVHELHVQEPFFSQLKDGQKTIEGRCAVGDYNRIGSGSLILFNRCVVFEVQDVRRYASFSDMLGAETLAKVLPGVETIEEGVQIYRKFYTEEKERLSGVLAIFVSKVDLQPYICLATLLSELSYGGVQGLLGLTHTTGTIPDALPPPKSILLSSFMLPCKLNVVTLTHGARALAKHANRSSSKYWGTLKGSDSDKNKLAMDVVCHLIAHCDWLNVHVVPPHGVVFEIRVADGYGARWSKDGSKFIGFLEPYMEDGHSKGWRN; this is translated from the exons ATGACTCCGGTTAACCGGAGGGACTTTATGGAAGAGCTGGTGAGATTCACGCTGGAATCTTATATAGACGAAACCTTAGAAATCGATTTAGGGCTCTCCAAGGCCTTCTGCTCCAACCTCCTCAAAGACGATCCCGCCGACCCCTACTTAGCCACTGCCG ATTCTTTTGAAGGAGTCCCTCCATACCCCTTATACAAGCGTCTGGCATCATCTTTATTAGAATCAATAGATTCCAAAGCCTTCTGTAAGCCACGCTGCAATTTGACATTGATCCCTGAGGGAAGTTCCTTGAAGcagaaagaaaatgaatggCAGAAGCTGATTATGGACAAGGGATCCAAGATAGTGAAT ATTATGGAGACTTCTGTCCACGAACTTCATGTTCAGGAGCCTTTCTTTTCGCAGCTAAAAG ATGGCCAGAAAACAATTGAAGGAAGATGTGCTGTTGGCGACTACAATAG AATTGGTTCAGGATCTTTGATCCTTTTCAACAGATGTGTGGTGTTTGAAGTACAG GATGTCCGCCGGTATGCTTCATTCTCAGATATGTTGGGAGCTGAGACTCTTGCAAAGGTTCTTCCTGGAGTTGAAACTATTGAAGAAG GTGTACAAATCTACAGGAAGTTTTACacagaagaaaaggaaaggttAAGTGGTGTCCTTGCAATCTTTGTTTCAAAAGTGGATCTTCAGCCCTACATTTGTTTGGCAACCCTACTCTCT GAATTGAGTTATGGGGGCGTTCAAGGCCTTCTTGGTCTGACACATACCACAGGGACAATTCCAGATGCACTTCCCCCACCAAAATCAATTCTTTTATCATCATTTATGTTGCCATGTAAGCTAAAT GTCGTAACCTTGACTCATGGAGCTAGGGCGTTGGCAAAGCATGCTAATAGGAGTAGCAGTAAATATTGGGGTACTTTGAAAGGAAGTG ATTCTGATAAAAATAAGCTTGCAATGGATGTCGTCTGTCACTTAATAGCACATTGTGACTGGTTGAATGTACATGTTGTCCCACCACATGGTGTTGTCTTTGAAATAAGGGTTGCTGATGGATATGGTGCACGCTGGTCTAAAGATGGAAGCAAG TTTATTGGATTTCTGGAGCCATACATGGAAGACGGCCACTCAAAGGGATGGAGGaactaa
- the LOC132183375 gene encoding uncharacterized protein LOC132183375 isoform X2, with protein sequence MTPVNRRDFMEELVRFTLESYIDETLEIDLGLSKAFCSNLLKDDPADPYLATADSFEGVPPYPLYKRLASSLLESIDSKAFCKPRCNLTLIPEGSSLKQKENEWQKLIMDKGSKIVNIMETSVHELHVQEPFFSQLKDGQKTIEGRCAVGDYNRIGSGSLILFNRCVVFEVQDVRRYASFSDMLGAETLAKVLPGVETIEEGVQIYRKFYTEEKERLSGVLAIFVSKVDLQPYICLATLLSELSYGGVQGLLGLTHTTGTIPDALPPPKSILLSSFMLPCKLNMQIIFNLRCIIYIISNYQQFRNKFNTHS encoded by the exons ATGACTCCGGTTAACCGGAGGGACTTTATGGAAGAGCTGGTGAGATTCACGCTGGAATCTTATATAGACGAAACCTTAGAAATCGATTTAGGGCTCTCCAAGGCCTTCTGCTCCAACCTCCTCAAAGACGATCCCGCCGACCCCTACTTAGCCACTGCCG ATTCTTTTGAAGGAGTCCCTCCATACCCCTTATACAAGCGTCTGGCATCATCTTTATTAGAATCAATAGATTCCAAAGCCTTCTGTAAGCCACGCTGCAATTTGACATTGATCCCTGAGGGAAGTTCCTTGAAGcagaaagaaaatgaatggCAGAAGCTGATTATGGACAAGGGATCCAAGATAGTGAAT ATTATGGAGACTTCTGTCCACGAACTTCATGTTCAGGAGCCTTTCTTTTCGCAGCTAAAAG ATGGCCAGAAAACAATTGAAGGAAGATGTGCTGTTGGCGACTACAATAG AATTGGTTCAGGATCTTTGATCCTTTTCAACAGATGTGTGGTGTTTGAAGTACAG GATGTCCGCCGGTATGCTTCATTCTCAGATATGTTGGGAGCTGAGACTCTTGCAAAGGTTCTTCCTGGAGTTGAAACTATTGAAGAAG GTGTACAAATCTACAGGAAGTTTTACacagaagaaaaggaaaggttAAGTGGTGTCCTTGCAATCTTTGTTTCAAAAGTGGATCTTCAGCCCTACATTTGTTTGGCAACCCTACTCTCT GAATTGAGTTATGGGGGCGTTCAAGGCCTTCTTGGTCTGACACATACCACAGGGACAATTCCAGATGCACTTCCCCCACCAAAATCAATTCTTTTATCATCATTTATGTTGCCATGTAAGCTAAAT ATGCAAATTATCTTCAACCTTCGGTGCATCATTTACATTATATCAAACTACCAACAGTTCAGGAACAAATTTAACACCCATTCCTAA
- the LOC132188777 gene encoding protein SHORT-ROOT-like: MDTTLFTPQESPTFFHCNQQSNDHAAAMDMQSNNNQSHTSASQSSDSTDHHLQQLPTIASDKWASRLLKECARAISDKDSTKIHHLLWMLNELASPYGDCDQKLASYFLQALFCKATDSGLRCHKTLSLVAEKSNSFDSARKLILKFQEVSPWMNFGHVASNGAILEALEGDTKLHIIDISNTLCTQWPTLLESLATRNDETPHLKLTVVVIGSTVSLVMKEVGQRMEKFARLMGVPFEFNVISGLKHLGELTKEMLGVQEDEAVAVNCIGGLRRVEVQERAGVIRLFQSLKPKVVTVVEEEADFSSSKDEFVKCFEECLRFYTLYFEMLEESFFPTSNDRLMLERECSRSIVRVLACDDLNSDQGECERRERGTQWCERLKEAFSPSGFSDDVVDDVKALLKRYKAGWGVVPPEGDDHESTGLYLTWKEVRVVWASAWKPSKA, from the coding sequence ATGGACACAACTCTTTTCACTCCACAAGAGTCACCCACCTTCTTCCATTGCAACCAACAGAGCAATGATCATGCAGCAGCCATGGACATGCAAAGCAACAACAATCAAAGCCACACATCAGCAAGCCAATCATCAGACTCCACTGATCATCATCTTCAGCAGTTGCCTACTATTGCATCAGACAAATGGGCATCAAGGCTTCTAAAGGAGTGTGCAAGAGCAATTTCCGACAAAGATTCCACCAAAATCCACCACCTTCTATGGATGTTAAACGAGCTGGCTTCACCTTATGGAGATTGTGATCAGAAGTTAGCCTCTTATTTCTTGCAAGCTCTATTTTGCAAGGCCACTGACTCCGGCCTACGGTGCCACAAAACCCTTTCTTTAGTGGCTGAAAAGAGCAACTCCTTTGATTCAGCAAGGAAGTTGATACTAAAATTCCAAGAGGTAAGCCCTTGGATGAATTTTGGTCATGTTGCTTCCAATGGCGCCATTTTGGAGGCCTTAGAGGGTGATACAAAGCTTCACATAATCGATATAAGCAACACCCTTTGCACCCAATGGCCTACTTTGCTTGAATCTTTGGCAACAAGAAATGATGAGACTCCTCATCTCAAGCTCACTGTTGTGGTAATAGGTAGCACAGTGAGCTTAGTCATGAAGGAAGTTGGCCAAAGAATGGAAAAGTTTGCAAGGCTAATGGGAGTACCCTTTGAATTTAATGTAATAAGTGGGTTGAAGCATTTGGGAGAGCTCACAAAGGAGATGCTAGGTGTGCAAGAGGATGAGGCAGTTGCAGTGAATTGTATAGGAGGCTTAAGAAGAGTTGAAGTGCAGGAAAGGGCAGGTGTGATTAGGCTTTTCCAGTCCCTCAAGCCTAAAGTTGTGACAGTTGTAGAGGAAGAAGCTGACTTTTCATCCTCAAAAGATGAATTTGTCAAGTGCTTTGAAGAGTGCTTGAGATTCTACACATTGTACTTTGAGATGCTGGAGGAGAGCTTTTTTCCAACAAGTAATGACAGATTAATGCTGGAGAGGGAGTGCTCAAGAAGCATAGTTAGGGTTTTGGCTTGTGATGATTTAAATAGTGATCAAGGAGAGTGtgagagaagggagagaggTACGCAATGGTGTGAGAGGCTCAAGGAGGCATTTTCTCCATCTGGGTTTAGTGATGATGTTGTGGATGATGTGAAAGCATTGCTGAAGAGGTACAAAGCAGGGTGGGGGGTTGTGCCACCAGAAGGAGATGATCATGAATCTACAGGACTTTACTTGACATGGAAGGAGGTACGTGTGGTTTGGGCTTCAGCATGGAAACCCTCTAAAGCTTAG